The following nucleotide sequence is from Harmonia axyridis chromosome 5, icHarAxyr1.1, whole genome shotgun sequence.
CAATACCTGTgccattttctgattttgatctaTCGGTATACCATTTGGAGGACTTTTTTTCCAAGAGATTTACGAAGTTTATGGCACTGAAACTGTCGTCGATGACCGTTTCGAAGGTAGTTGAAATAACATCTGAGGGTTTTGCTAAGAGTTTTGAGTCTAATTGATTCAGTTTCAGTATCCTTATGTTTCCCGGACGGAAATTCCCATTTGAGGATATTCTCATTGCTTCCAGCAAGCTACATTTTCTGACATCTAAGTGTAAGGGCGGTAGATCGAGTAGAAACTCAAGCTCTGCTGTGGGGATTGTATGTACAGCTCTCTTGGCACCAATACATACCAGCCTTTGATGCCGGCTGTGTGTTTTTGTCCACCAGGCAAGAGACGCTACACGCTTGAAGATTTGTTTAACCTCTTATTGATAAAAAGGGATAGTagagtatatgaaaaattttgaagctATGCCAATAATGCACTCATGCAGGTAGTCCTGGTTTTTGTCTGAGGATATTCTGATTATTTTGAGGTATAAGTAAGCACagattgatttaaaattttttaatataaattcaaaaataaaattcttgaCAGATCATTTCTGTCCCacattgtattttgtataacaaGGAAGATCAAGTTACTAACTTGGTGCGTGTATATTTATAATAGACCAGAACGGATGTGCCACGGAAAactgatttgaagaaaaaaggtaagatttccaaaaaaacataaaacacACAACGTCAGTcacaatatttttctaaatttgaaAACCAAAGTTTTATTCCAAAAAGAATACAATGAcccaacgaaaaaaaaacacttgtgAAATAATAGCATATTGCACCTTAATACTTTGTTTTTCAGACTATAAATGATTAGCAAAGGACGACACAACGAAGATTTTGAGGACACAAGATTTTATTTAAATTCTTATTCATCCAAAATTGAAGTTTTCGTTTTGAtagattttttcgataattctaAACTTATGTTATATGTATCACATATTGGGAAGCACATAAAacatcaaaataatttcattcaatagtaCAACATAAAAACATAAATCCTTAACAACAGTAAAATGATATTTCTGGGATAGACCTGAATTTCCGAGTCATCAATTCAAGAATAACAATTCTTCTTGTTTTCCTGACAAATTAccaatcatgaatattcattgTTCACATATCTCCTCATCAGAATTCCAATAGAATATTTGTAGGtgagtaaaatgaaattttttttcagaaacaatAAAGATAAACATCTGACAGCAATTAAAAAAACCATGGAATTGACTTAATTAGTTTACCAAATGTGAAACAAATCTTTTTGATGGAACTTTCCGTATTTTGAACATGATTCCCATTCATTCAGTGGTAAAAgcctgaatgaaaaaaaattctatgaaaACCAATTTCATATTCAAGGCGATCATTCAGAAATATCATTAACAATCAATTATTCCTAGTTACTTCCGATTTAAATAATACACAATTAATTCACCTAGAAAAATCTCAATACACGTGATCCCTAAGACCCAAACTCCTCAGCTTGGTCTATAGGTTTATAGGTATAACTCCCCCTGCCGTCTAGATGCAGAACAAATTCGTGATGTTTCCACAGTGATTTTCGGTGCGATACAGTCAGTAATGTGATGCCTACATCCCTACAATAACTATACATACTACCCTCAACGTCAACAGATACAGCGCTGGTACACTCGTCCAAAATAGCGAATTGGGGTTTGTGATAGAACAGTCTTGCCATCGCAATCCTTTGTTTCTCCCCACCGCTCAGCACATCCAACCAATCGGCGACAGCGTCCAAACCTCCCTCCCTTTCGAGGAGGTACCCGAGGCACACGAGGTTCAGGTACTCTTCCAGCTGAGCGTCTGTAGTTCCACGCCTTAGAGCCTCAGCTCCCGAGTGGGGATAAGTCAACTGATCCCTCAGACATCCCAAGGTCATGTAAGGCCTTTGCGGGACGTAGAACAGCTTGCCTCGAGGTGGTTTTGTGAGTTCACCACCGAATAGAGGCCACAACTCTCCTAGAACCCTGAAGAGAGATGACTTTCCAGCTCCGTTAGGACCACATACTAGGACGTTCATCCCAGATTTGATCTCGAAGGATATCTCCTTGATCAAGATGTCACCGTTTGGGGTTATCAAAGGAACCTTGTCGAATTTGATCAGGTGGTTCTTGAAGACTATCTTTCCACCGTGTATGTTCAAGTTTTCGGAACCGGGCACCATGGTTCTCTGGTATTTACCTTCGTTCAAGTCCTTCAACACATCCCTCAACTGAGTCATCCTAGCTGTAAAGCCTGCCAGCCTAGACAGCTCACGTCCAGCCAATACCAACCTTCCTATGGCCTCAGCCAACTTGACCAACATCCTGCCGTAGGTGTAGTACAGCCTGGAACGTTCCCCGTGAGTGGAGGAGTAGAGGGGGTGGTTGCAATGGAAGAAGGGTAGGGAGACGGCGAGGAATCCCACAACGCTCGCGAAATACTTGGCTATAAAGTTGTCGGTCACGCCCATAATTATCTTGAACTTCAAGAACTGGTTCAGATGATTCAGCAGCTTGTTGTAACTAGCTATAAGGGTGGTTTTCTCCCTGGAGTTGCCGTTGTAGAAGGCGATCTCCTCAGAGTGGGTGATGAGACGAGAGTTTACGTGTCTAAACTCTCCTTCTAGCTTCTGTTCGCCCGCCGTCAGCTTGGCTGTGGGTTTTCTCAGGTGCGTCAAAAGTGCTCCGGACAGTAGCAGATACCCCAACATCAAACCTGGGGTGCCACCTCCCAGAGTCGTCGACAGCTTGTAAACGTAGATGCCGATGTCCAGGAGTGGCTTGGCGGTGTTGCAGTAGAGGTCTGCCACGCTCTCGCAGAATTTGTCCACGTCGTTGGTGAGGAGTTGGTCGACGTTGGCGATCCTGTTGTCCAAGTTGGCTATCCTGTAATAGGTGAAGTTGGTGAGATATTCATCGTAGAGCCTCTTGGTCATGTTGGTGCGGAGTCTTATCTTCAGGTCGCCGATGGAATATTTGAGTACGTTATTTACAACGGAGATGACTGGTATGGCGACTATCAGCTTCATCAGGCGTTTCTTGAATAGTTCGGCATCTCTCGACACGATGGCGCTGCAAGTATAAGTCAGATTAATATTTTACCTCAAAAATGAAGGATTAACAACAGCATATCAGAATTAAAGAAAATCACTAACAAAATAGGTCAGAAGCTCATTTATATAAGGGTGGGGAAAAAGTAATCTTGGTATTTAGCGCCTTTTTTTTCCAACAAAATATATATCGTTCGTTATTGGTCATATATGATCATACCCATACAATACGGCATTGTAAAGGTGCGAGTGTATACTACTAAGCATTTTTGGCATAGCGATTCATCGGTTCAGTCGAGAAGTATAGAGGTCAAATGAAGAAATTCGACATATTTTACATTTTACCCAAAATGTACCCAAAGGGAAAACGCGTCGAAAGCGACCAAATAAATTTTGGGAACGTCGAAGGACGCTACCACAGAAATTATTACAATATGGTAGGAAGCGAAACACctaaacgattataccacgtcgtcaagggtataGCCACTCAACAATGCGACGTAACTATGGGAAACtcacggattttattggttcatcagaacgtgagttataaagggtgtttttttaagagctatagaactttaaattgcaataaaacaacgatggattattcgcttgacatgaattttatttatccgcaagataatctttctgcattacattttaaatatgatttctggcatatgactgccacgtctggcttggatgtagtccaatctggaaatccaattttcgatgactttttccaacatttgtggacgtatatcggcaataacacggcgaatgttgtcttccaaatggtcaagggtttgtggcttatccgcatagaccaatgactttacatagccccacagaaagtagtctagctgtgttaaatcacaagatcttggaggccaattcacaggtccaaaacgtgaaattaggcggtcaccaaacgtgtctttcaataaatcgattgtggcacgagctgtgtgacatgttgcgccgtcttgttggaaccacagctcctggacatcatggttgttcaattcagcaatgaaaaagttagtaatcatggctttataccgatcaccattgactgtaacgttctgaccatcatcgtttttgaagaagttcggaccaatgattccaccagcccataaagcgcaccagtcagtttttctggatgtaacggtgtttcgacatacacttgaggattagcttcactccaaatgcggcagttttgtttgttgacgtagccattcaaccagaagtgcgcttcatcgctaaacaaaataaaaagggacacagtgcgcgatacgtattccgcacagaacaattattttcgaaataaaattgcactatttgcaagcgttgttcaggcgtgagtctattcatgataaattgccaaaccaaactgagaataaatcacttgacagctgttaaatcggtcgccatcttgaacagtaatgccaacttaaagttatatacctcgaaaaaaaacaccctatataatcagttataatatcacaagagcaaagacaatattcgattatacacctaTTCAAGAGaagtagttcgcgaaacatcacgagagcgcagctcgagtggtgtttcgcgaactatgtcgagtgaagaggttcctATAATAGtctatattgtctatgctcgagttggtattcgtaacgattatataacgaataatattaataaactgcattttgataattcaatgacatttcactgactttaatttttttggcgaaagtccaagaatgttactatggaaattatCACAAATATGGCAGAAggcaccaaaacgattataccacgtcgtcaagggtatatccacttatcaataattttttttataatttttttttttttttttgttacaatgATAACCAAATTATACTACAATCTGTAAATCAAAGAACTTTTTTCCGAATAATGGAAATCCCATAGCTTCACAAGAGTATTGGAACAATACTCCTTAACTATGGGAAATGTAcagattctattggttcatcaaaacatgagttatataatatgtattatatattttcaaaaaaaagtttttagaattcaataattacaaTTGAACCATTGTTCAATTTTGTTGTTTCGCACTCCATCCAAGAAAATCTTCGAATAACGGAATATTTCCACTGTTAACATAATGGTTAAGACTGCTTTAATTTCTCATCCAGTTTAATCTATAAAATTacaaaagaaatcaagaaattAATATTCGACAATTTAGTGGCCGAAGGTTATGCAAACAAATACCATTAATTTCTCATTGACTATTTATTGCATGCTCATTATCGAAATACAAACATCATGTTACGTGATAGTCATTTAAGTATATTCATTAACAAAGCTCTAAGCATTGAAGAACTGAAATCGATGAGTCCCATGGatcgaaataaaatgaaaaaatcataaaaaacttttcaaagaTTTATGGACACAATTGAATAAAATAGATGAATCACCGGAAACATTACCAGATTGAAGTAACTAGTTTCAAAGGTGAAAAAATTATGTCCTTCAATAAATTAgaataatttcgattttcatgaaacaaaaGGAAAATTTGTATGATATGATTGTTTGTCTCTAATCAGTAATAACTGTACATACATCTGCATAATTATTAACGCGCCAACAATTCATCTACGATATGCCATAAATTCCAagcaatttaatattttaatcatTCGGTCTAACATCAAATTTCGCAGTTCCAAAACGTTTTGTAAAAATGTCACAGGGGgttaaaatattttctcatcaATTTTCCCTGTATAGGTAAAAACGTCCAGCGACTACAGTGTTTAAGTTGTGATTACTTCAGCAGGTAACAGATAGTAAAGGTGTATAAAATATGTAGTACCTTAAAGTATAAAGCtcaatttttgtttatattttcttcGAGATAACTTTAGAAATCTTGTCATCCATTGCCTCACACTTATGACAGTTGCTACCACCAGCCAGACACCCCTAAACTTGAATG
It contains:
- the LOC123680332 gene encoding ATP-binding cassette sub-family D member 3 — protein: MAPSLSKYANKNCVIAAAGVSTLLWILANRRKKRIGNDIKKKTKNKEEDVKYLIAEKTSPTVKVQVDRKFFKQLGQLLKIVIPGITTKESFLMVLVAMSLVARSACDIWLINNGTKIESAIVSRDAELFKKRLMKLIVAIPVISVVNNVLKYSIGDLKIRLRTNMTKRLYDEYLTNFTYYRIANLDNRIANVDQLLTNDVDKFCESVADLYCNTAKPLLDIGIYVYKLSTTLGGGTPGLMLGYLLLSGALLTHLRKPTAKLTAGEQKLEGEFRHVNSRLITHSEEIAFYNGNSREKTTLIASYNKLLNHLNQFLKFKIIMGVTDNFIAKYFASVVGFLAVSLPFFHCNHPLYSSTHGERSRLYYTYGRMLVKLAEAIGRLVLAGRELSRLAGFTARMTQLRDVLKDLNEGKYQRTMVPGSENLNIHGGKIVFKNHLIKFDKVPLITPNGDILIKEISFEIKSGMNVLVCGPNGAGKSSLFRVLGELWPLFGGELTKPPRGKLFYVPQRPYMTLGCLRDQLTYPHSGAEALRRGTTDAQLEEYLNLVCLGYLLEREGGLDAVADWLDVLSGGEKQRIAMARLFYHKPQFAILDECTSAVSVDVEGSMYSYCRDVGITLLTVSHRKSLWKHHEFVLHLDGRGSYTYKPIDQAEEFGS